The Ranitomeya variabilis isolate aRanVar5 chromosome 7, aRanVar5.hap1, whole genome shotgun sequence DNA window CACGTACAAGATAGAGAAGTTCTAATCCAGTTCCTCTGTATTCTGGGTCAGTGGCCTGATGTAGACGCAAACCCAAACCCCGTAGAACATGAGGAGGACTATGAGGTGGGACaagcaggtggagaaggcttttcTTTGACATAAAACAGCTCCCATCaagcccacaaatattaccccactagcaaccgcaccagggcaagcgggaagacctgggcaaagcaccagaattggcacatctagtagatgcgtcttttctggggcagctgcgggctgctatttttaggctgtgggggtcaatttccatggcctcttaccagccccaagctgtcaacattagcttggctggttatccaaaatggggggaccccacgccagtttctaaaatttatttaaaaattggctctctttttgataaccagccatgataaagctgacagctgagagttgcagcccacagctgttggTTTTGACTGTGCTGGTTGTCATCCAcacgatttttatttatttatagcacaggcgccagctgatgaaaaCTCACATCAGTAGGGCCTGCTCTCGCTGGCGTATGCTGATGATAGTAGTACCCTCTCGTGAGCCAATGCCTGTGATCagtggtaacctttttaccgccaataacagctgctggctcacactgtcagcgtgggaaccgcagctctctgacccgtGGTAACTAACTTAACCGCCGATCTGAGCCACTGATATTTCTCACGCTGTCACTTGATGTTCAGGGTGCTGGAAAAGTCCATATTCAGGGTCCGGGCATGGACACTAGGCATTCGATAAGGACCCCGAAccttactgttcgggttcgtccATCTCTACAGATTACACAGACACGATGCCTTCATGAGATTACCTCTGCTCAGTGCCCACGTACGACTACCTCTCATTGTTGTACTGATCTGTTCTCCGCCAATATCCTCAAAGACGTTTTTTCACTCTAgaatataaaattttggaagtctgaGCTCCTCTCTGCACCTTCCCATATTATATAATACAGGGTGAATCCTACCTACAAGAAATACAGCTGTAGTCCACACACTAAGGGGGGATTTCTGGTGTTTCTCTACATTGGGGGATTATATAAAACTCTCATCAAATAAATATGAGAGATTTATCTCTTACTATCTCATCACTTTTATTTCCTCATCATTTATTCTTCTGGGCATTAGCTGTGGGTTTTTTCCTTGTCCTATGTTCTATTTCAAGGCCTATAGGACTTTTATATGCCTTGTTCCTTTTCTGAGGCCAAAACAGCCAGAAACGCCCCTTTTATTCCAATTGTATTTGTTCTCCACTAATTGTAGACCAGTTCTTCACATGTTAGGTATCTCAGGGTCTTTGTTGGTAATCGACTCTCAGCTTCAAAAATGGCCACCAACAACATGCTTGGAGCTAGCCATTTAATTTACCAGATCACAGGGGTTGTCATGGTCTTCACCCTTTAACCTCTATAAAGCGATCTGGATTTACATGGGGAACCCTGGACTGGGGCCATGGAGTCGGCTGCTGTTCGGTAGAGCAGGCTGGCAGGATGAATGGTCAGTAGACGAGCAGAGGTCACAAACAGGGAAATCCACGAAAAAACAGGAGCTGAAAATCAGGGCGTGTGAACCAGGTGAACAAaactatatctggcagcttccagcaggaAGCCTGGAGCGTTTGTAGGGTGTGGTGCTGTCCAGTTGGCCAAGATGAGTTGATTACTCCAGCTGACAGCACACACTTCCATCCTGCAAGACTAGACTGCACTTCAGGGTCCAACCTTGCCAGTCAGTGGCTCGATAGAGCCTTCTCCACCCAGAGCTTCTGGTCCCAGGCCTCTTCCATCCCCTTCCTACAGCATTGTAACGCCCCTACACCTCTCTTCATGCCCCCTGGATGATTCCTTGATTGCTTATAATGATTTTTTTCAGAAAACTTAGTGGTACCCAAGAGATATGTGAACTTTTCCGAGAGTCATGGAGGTCACTCTTTTTAAAGAGAACCTCACTAATATTAGCACCCAAGGGTCTTAGGATTCCCCTAAGAAAACAGGACCATTTTGGGCAGGTTAAAGACTCGAGGCTACTAGGAGGCATCTGGGAATTAACTCTGTAGGTCAATATTACTCAATCGGGAAGGATGTGAATGAATGGCCCAGTAGACTCTTAATCCCAGAGATTTAAGTCAATAAATCACCAAAATACAAGACATTAAGTAGATCTATTGCATAGCGTTAATCCTGAAATAGATGTAACTGGAGGTCCATGATGGGATCTGCATCTTTGGAGGGGGCTACATAGTTGTCACCTGTATCAGGAGCAGTGGAGATAATGccgatcactgctgtttaaccatttacatGCCGATCAATGATTATAGCATTTAAATGTATGGGTTATGGTGGCAGATGGAGGCCTACAGAAGACCCTCTTAGTAGCCATCTTGGTCCTTCTGTGAAGACCAGCAGcaggctgagcttcataggagaaCAACATTTACATCATATACTGAAATACTGTGGTATTATAATACATAGAACAAAGGTGTGTATTttggagcagcataatgtaaaaaataaaaaaataaaatgttgtaaaaaatttaattaaaaacatatttggtatctcctcgTCGGTAAAAAAAGGGCTTATAAAAATGGAAAGATAGTTAATCCATAtagtaaaatgtgatttttattttaacaGAGTTCAGAATTTTTTTAAGACACTAAAATAACGAAAAACAACTAATAAGTTTGGCCTCACAGTAATCATACGGACCTGGAGAATCACGTTTCTAGGTCATCATCGCCATATAACGTACAttgtaaaaacaaaacacaacaaacAATGGCAGAATTATTATCTTTTCCACATTTCAttccatttggattttttttcctttttttcagtacattacataataaaatgaatggtgttattcaaagctgcaactcgtcctgcaaataacAAGTCCTTGTATAGCTAGGAAGATGGAGGaatcaaaaagttatggctcttggaaatcgGGGAGGAAATAAGTAAAATAGTCATTgattctattttttattttgacttaaTTCTCAGAAGGTTTATTAAAGCTTCTTTTACTTCTTTATTGCGTAAACTGTAGATCAGAGGGTTTAAGGCGGGCGTTACTATGGTGTATAGTACAGAGAAAACCTGTTCTGGTTCCTCCTTGTATTGGGTTGGTGGTCTAATGTAGACACAGACTCCCGTTCCGTAAAAGAAGAGAAGAACAGTCAGGTGAGATGAGCAGGTGGAGAAGGCCTTTCTCCTGCCCTCATTGGAAGCAATACTTAAGATGACCTTGAGAATCTTGATGTAGGACATTAAGCTTATAGTGAACGGGAGGAATCCAAGTAAAAGTGTATCCAGAAAGATGACTACATGGAATGCCAAGCCAGGGCAGGAGATCTTGGCCAGAGCTTTGACGTCACAGTAAAAATGTTGGATGTCCTTGGAGTGACACCATGTTGTGGTTATGGCAAAACAGGTTAAGAAGATTGAATTTAGAGCAGCAGATCCCCAGGCCAATACCAGGATCCAAATACATTTCCTTCTACTCATAATATATTGGTAATGTAGTGGGATACATATAGCAATGTATCGATCGTAGGCCATGATGGTCAACATAGCTACCTCAGCGCTTATCATAAGGGAGAAGAAGAACATCTGGGACAAGCACTGCAGGAAGGACATCATGTTGTCTCCGGAAAGTAAGATGTCTAGCAGCTTAGGGACCGTGACTGTTGTGTAGGACATATCTACCAACGATAGATTGCAGAGGAATAGGTACATGGGGATGTGTAGCTGGGAGTGTACAATAAAAACCATGACGATTGCTCCATTCCACACCAGGCCGAAGACATAAATTAAGACAAAACCGGCGGTAATTAGGAAATTCTCATCAAAGTGGAGGAAGAAAGGAAGAATGAAGAAATTGTCACTAAATGTTTGGTTCTTCAGATTCATTTTGTGGTCAAACAGTAAGATAAAAGATATTTCAGAATGTAAATCTAGGAATAAAAGCAAAAGTTaccaaaataataaaccatcaaACATCACGCACTTTGTCTTTGTCCAGTTGGTATTACATCATAAAAAATTATGCTTAACCACTTAAGAATCGGGCagcttttcatttttgtgttttcgtttttttcctccctttctcctTTTCCCCATAAATCAAATATACCTTATAACCTAGCCAAGGAACACAGACAATACATTTAAGAAGTACATTAGTATTCCAACGAAGTGAAATGTTGTACACCCCACATGTGCTGCCAAAACTGTGCTCGCGACTCCACGAGATCTCTGAAGATGACAACAGCATGTTATGAATTTCTTGGTGCACCTTCCATGGATCTGACTTGTTTTTCCACCATAACCCACAGATGACTATTTGGAGATTTGGGGAATTTGGAGATAATTTATCACCATGATCTTTGTGATATGTTCCCCAAATCGTTCTTGAACTAGATTCTCTGTGTCTGTTTCTAAGCAAGAAGGGTGACGGATGACATCGGTGATGCTCACAGAATTGCAAGTGACAAAAAAGATGTTTTGGAGCAATGTATCTTCTAATGATACTTGTTTATTCCATAAAAGGTATATGATGCATTTCGATTCAAAAGGAGGTGTTGCCCAGCTGAAATAACCAACGTGTCTTGTGCACTCACTTTGCAGAACATCTTAGATGTTCAGGTTAGAAGAATATTGCTTTTAGTTGACCCCAGCTTGAGCTGATCATATCCATAGACTAACTCCCAGAACTTCTACATTACTACCATTGTTTTTTAACATATTGCCCTGAGTCATCCCTTGTCTCTCCTATTCCTATTTCTCACCTATGTGTCTGGATTCGATAAGCCGAAGGAAATGCTTATCAAGACCAGGCCTCACTGACAGTGGAAGGTGGGCACCCTTTAAAATTCAGCCTTGGGTTGAAATTGGCCTTGAAGGCAGGCCGCATTGCCTACTGAAAACGATCACTATTATTGGGCAACTCGGTTGCCGTGAAGAGGTGATCGGCACTTGGTCTTTACAATATTTAGATACTTGATACACGTTACATCTACATGAAAACAGGACAcaagtagggatgagcagacctgtgGAAGTTCGGTTTCAGGTGTCCGACCGAACTTTACTCCAAAGTTCGGTCTGGGAACCAGAAGTGTACCTAAACTTGAATCTGAACTTGTACCTTACTAAAACCTGCGTGAACCCAAACTTTAGAGCTGGAaaatctcttctctctctctcgcccAGAATTTtaaagttcgggttcgctcatctctagacgcAAGGGTTCCCGAGAAAACATTGTCCAGAACATCACTCTACCTCTACTTGTCTTCTTCCCATAGTCTTGCGTGGCGTCGTCTTTTCCTAAACTAAGTAACAAACAAGCACCCGTTGAAGAACACAACATGTATCAGACCAGGCTTGCTTCTAATGCTCTATGCTCCCAGTTTGATGCTTCTTTGCCCAGTTTTTTGGGGATGGATAGGGTATGTTATGGCTGATGGTGTATAAATACACACATGTACGCCCATATTTTAATCTATACATACAAGTTATATAGATGCAAAGTATATAAGTACACACAGATTTTTTTGATCTTCCTAATATCTATTCCACCCTCCGGTTTCGCGTCGGATTGGTACATTGAGTTCCCCTCTTCCAATTTCCCTCGTCTTTTCTTACCTGGAATAAACTTCGACTTGCACAAAATAAAGACATCAAATTACCAGAAGGAAGAGTTTATATAACATAGGTGCGAGCAGTGACTGAACCCCACCTGCCGGAGCTCAGCGGCACATGGGAAATGCTGCTCCACATCAGGGATGTTAAATGTCACAGAGCAAAACTAAGAATGCGATTTTCATCTACTTTTCTTTGGGGTCTCAGGATAATTGTAAGAATAAGTTTTAGTTTATATTTGAGTAATTATTAAAAAGTTATAAAAGAAAATGGCTTTTACTAAGCACACCTAATAATAAGCAAAACTAAAACCAATACATAAATGCACAAAATTGCCAAACACTCTGGTCATTAAaggtttaaaacatttttttggcttcatttttatttttttcttattttcttagaTGACTTTCTGTACTTAAAATTAACAAAGAATGCAGTAATCTCCTTTCGTTGTTGATATGGTTGCATCGGTGACATGACATCGATATTGTTTCTACCCGCTGCAGATAATCACTTGGCACAGTGTTGATATTAAAGTAGACAAAATGATTGGTTGCATCTCTCATTTGATGTTGATGTGGCagccatacagtggggaaaaaaagtatttagtcagccaccaattgtgcaagttctcccacttaaaaagatgagagaggcctgtagttgacttcataggtagaccacaacgatGAGAACGCCATACCATCCCTATGAAAGTGCTAAAATGAGAAGAGGGGAGGAGAAACCTCCTGATACAGACTAATGGGAGAGAATTGAAAACACAAAATGGTGCCCCAAATGACGATCGCTTGCTGCAAGGTACAGGCAGCCCAGTAATATCTGATGATTCAAAGAGGGTTAGCAACCCAAGCACAACGAATGATACTACCTGTACCCAgggaatataccgtattttttggcatataagacaaactttttccccaaaaaaattgtgaggaaaatggggggtgcgtcttatattcggaatgcaggcttaccggcattgtggcggcgacagaggtgcgggcatgatgtggcacggtgagctgtatggcgtgagcaggtcccatccatatttgaggtgaatccgcggcccggtattgatggagagcagcagcgctggtgagttacggtattttccggtgtcggcggccatcttgctgaggccgcgcgtgcgcagattcactactctgcatcccagggcttcaggaaaatggccgtgggaggccgcgcgtgtgcagatggagatcgcggtggccattttactgaagccctgggacgcagagtagtgaatctgcgcacgcgcggcctcagcaagatggccgccgccaccggaaaataccgtaactcaccagcgctgctgctctccatcaataccgggccgcggattcacctaaaatatggatgggacctgctcacgccatacagctcaccgtgccacatcatgcccgcacctctgtcgccgccacaatgccggtaagcccgccgctaccaggaaaaccacccagctctgctgctctccttcactactgctgtggcgtcacctcaaatgtggaagggaccctggccgctgccacctgaggaagtgaccgcacgtctgccaccgccacagcaacctccccatggacaccaggccatggcgtcgcccacctaagcaggatgggaccctgctcaggtgcacgccgttccgcccaccgcacctcagcatcacctcacctctgccaccaccatgcctcctgtgaccgtgctctgccactgcctgccctcaggtaagagatcttaaattcggacaataagacggacccccatcttataaaaaatctttttttctgcatttttcaccccaaatttggggtgcgtcttatagtccggtgcgtcttatatgccaaaaaatacggtatatggatACCACTGGTCGGCCTCTGAAATGACAAAAGGTCTGGATTGGAAGGGTTAACAAGGCGAAGAAGAACAGGACAAGGAATTGCCCAACGCGCGTCGCCGCCAGACAAGGTGACTTCGTTGtgcccctatttgaggaagccaatatggcgaaacggcgctgttggGGTCACTGACGGGTATCCAGGAAAAAACTCATATTTATGTGAGTAATATGGTGCTTGAGCTGGGGAAAACACTGTTTAGTGTATCCGTTGTTCTGCACTATACACTTTATCCAGTAATTTGCTGCAAGCAATTATAGCAATTTTTTTGCTCTTAAGATAAGTCatctagcactatgcactttgacTAAACATTGTCTAATGAGCGAGTATACACATAGCAGCACTATTAAAGCTTTTTGTATGTAGGTTGCAAGCAATCAATATTATTCTTTTGCTCTTAAGATAAGTTGTCTAACACTATGCACTTTGACAAAATATTGTCTAATGAGCTAtaatgctatttcatccttcttctccgctaaaccgcatatccaagccctttccacttcctgccgccttcaactcaaaaatatttaatggatccgtacatttctaaaccaagaatctgcaaaaaccctagtccatgccctcatcatctcccgccttgactactctaacctcctgctctgtggcctcccctctaacactctcgcacccctccaatctattctaaactcagccgcccgactaatccacctgtccccctgctattccctggcctctcccgtctgtcaatcccttcactggctccccattacccagagactccagtacaaaaccctaaccatgacgtacaaagccatccacaacctgtctcctccatacatctgtgacctcgtctcccggtacttacctacacgcaacctccgatcctcacaagatctccttctctactcccctcttatctcctcttcccacaatcgtatacaagatttctctcgcgtatcacccctactctggaaccctccaccacaacacatcagactctcgcctaccatcgaaaccttcaaaaagaacctgaagacccacctcttccgacaagcctacaacctgcagtaaccactgatcagccaactgctgcacgaccagctctaccctcacctactgtattctcacccatcccttgtagattgtgagccttcgcgggcagagtcctcactcctcctgtaccagttatgacttgtattgttcaagattactgtacttgtttttattatgtatacccctcctcacatgtaaagcgccatggaataaatggcgctataataataaataataataataatgataacataGCAGCGCTTGAACATAGGCTTTTTGCATTTGGCATCCCCAGAGCTACTGCAATTTTTTCCTGCTTTACTGTCAGTAGTTTTATGaaatttccttgtcttgttttatatatttttttgtgaaataaactGATGTTTTTATAACATATTTTATCTGCCTATGCCTCTTACTCACCTGTGATTGGCAGGGTGTATGTGAGAAATAATTGCTTTTTGGAGGTGGTAATTCCACTATTGGATTTTTGTTAcgtatgtttttaggtgaccaaatacttattttccaccataatttgcaaaataaatcttgcaaaatccgacaaggtgattttctggatttgttttctcattgtgactctcatagttgtggtctacctatgatgccaattacagcCTCGCTCATCTgtctaagtgggagaacttgcacagttgggggctgactaaatacttttttccccactgtatgtcatatgtcatgAAGAACAATAAAATACCTCATATATGCGGCTGTTTTGTAGCCAAATTTTAAAGATGAGCGTTCACCAGATTTTGGAAGTTGAACTGGGCACATGATGAAATAGTGGCTGCAGAATGGAAGAAAACTTTTGGCACCTAATAAGCTAAATTTTGCTAAGTTCAAGTGGGTGTTGTCAGGGAGAAGTACTCGCCCCCCAAGTGAAAAGTATCtggtaacacccacttggacttaataacagttaactcattaggtgccagatAATTTGATTACTAATATCTTTGCAACGGAGaggcgaaataaaaaaaaaagaaaaacattttatttCACTCTGTAGCTGCTTTTACATTGTTCAACACGAAAAATTTGGTAAAAGCCCCTCTTTAATATAGAGAAGTTCAGCTTTCTTCCAACATAGGCGCCACTATTTATAATTTAATGTATTTTTGAAGGCAGATTTCACTGTGTTCTTTTTTTCCCTTCTGGCATGTGATAAATATTGGCCAATTACACAAACACTAATGACattttttatttatgaaaaaatggtttGTCGCCACCCATGCAGAGTCACAACGGTCGTCTAGTCTTTGTGGACAACCTGGAAAATTTATGATGTGAAGCAAGAAGGCAATTAAATTTATTTGCTATTTATTTTGCTATGACTGCATTGAACAGTAATTATCACAAGacaagatatatatataatgtgtgacgAACCTACAAGTTGCTGTGGGATTTTCTACAGAGAGAAGAACCAACATTTTGATAATCAAGATATTATAATTTTATTCTCTTTACTGTAATTAGTTCATCTATAAATGTAAAATTTCAGTTATAAGAAGCCCCGAAGGGTCTTATATTTTGAGTGTAAGAGaaggccagggccgtagtcatagcCGAGGATTGCGGTATATAGGTGCCCTGGCCACCCATTGTTAGGGCTAgcaaaacgcaccaaataataataaatatataatatatatatatataataataatagaaagatggtataaggtgctttcgcagcccggggtccaccgtgcagagatggaacctgctgctgagtaatgacggactatatggcggtataatgtggatacacacacgggttagcttcacccggtatgaaggaagcgaaccctgttgtgtcacagggcagcagtaccgcacaaagagtgcaagcaaggagtcacagaactctatcccaagactcagggaaagagttcctctagacctcttgcgctcgacaccgctactggggtgtcagagttaaacagaaataataattaagtgcacaagagtgcgtgcagtgccactctggcggacgccactaaccacccagacttgggtcagggaaGCTCCCTATTAGCGCACggcaccacactggcggtcactgcaatcagacgctgtattgtgtgttaGGTCTTCAGGTAGCACTGTCGGCGCTacatagcaagcatccaccattcacgagcaaTCAACAACACTAGtaaaggggatgattaaagagcgacagtcacacatccacacacacacgttttcaaggatacactagcacatggccgagaggccatgtgaaccttttatagcagcagtgctacaggaccttccagatggtccaataggagccgggtgggcatgctcagtatgggaaaagcaggacttagtcccagaaagaccagacggtagaccacagggttaacctgttccaggaccttgaagggaccaaaGTAGCGAGGTGCgagcttagtggactcaactcgcagcctgatgttaccggtggagagccacactaaatctccaggagcaaaggtcggagctggGCACCGatatgcatcggcggaggacctcattctctccttggaggcccggatggcatcttgagtgcggtcccaaatgtcttgtACCTCCATAgcctagtctgccaccctggaatctgcAGAAGAcacggcataggcacaggaacccgaggttgctgaccgtagttaaggagtaatggggtctgcccagtggagtcggctacggcgttgtttagcgcaaactccgcccatgttagcaaggatgcccagtcattctgcctggatgaaacaaaatgttgcagatatgtgaccaaggtctggttggccctctctaccaacccatttgtctcgggatgatatgctgaagagggaTTCAActtgatgctgagtagacgacaaatctctctccagaaccgagacacaaactggggaccccggtcactgacatttTGTCTGGCAtaacgtgtaggcggaaaatgtgttttctAAAAAACGCTGCCAAGGTCCGTgctgaaggtagccatggaagcaacaccaagtgcaccatcttagaaaaatggtcggtgattacccaaatgatggtgcagccatgggacttgggtaagcccatcacaaagtccatcccgaccatctgccaaggcctgtctgccactggcagaagataaagtaacccagctggccgttgtcgaggagacttattcttggagcaggagacacacacccgaatatagtctgcgacgtcacgggccatatgcggccaccactacatcctcaccagaagctcagatgtccttttggtcccaaagtgtccatccatcctggatgagtgagcccaagagagaacctccagtcacaaatttgatggcacaaaagtcttgcctgggggcacagactctagcgaaactggagccacggtcctcaggctctcaaaAGGTACAATAAGCTGAggttcctccgctgatgacactacagagcgggagagagcatcggcatggatgttcttctccccggagagaaaatggagggtgaaatggaactgggagaagaacagggaccatctggcctggtgagaatttagccactgggcagtctgtatatagaccaaattcttgtggtcggtgtaaacttggaagggaaagcaagccccctccaggaggtgtctccactccaagaaagccaacttcatcgctagcaactccctgtccccaatggaataattcctctccgccggtgtgaaggtcttagagaaaaagaagcaaggatgcgtcccaccttgagcatccttttggaataggactgctccagcactgacagatgaggcatccacatccattatgaaaggtttatctacatcatgGTGATGTAGaaagggagcgctagcaaagtaggacttaatagagaggaaggccttggagacctcctcagacaatttgggatttgctccctttttggtgagggaaaacaagggagctaccaaagttgagaagtggggaattaaCTGgccatagtaattaatgaaccccataaagcgctgcaccgctttgagagaataggGTTccagccagtccatcacagcctgtagcttggcaggatccatagccagtccctgggcagagatgatatagccaaggaaaggcaaggacttctgctcaaacacacacttctccaacttggcgtagagagagtttgcccgtaggaggtcaaagactttgcaaacatctctccggtgggaggctgtatctggagagtagatgataatatcatccagatagactacaactgaggtggagagcatattccagaagttgttgttcacaaAATCTTGGAAAACAGCAGGCGCatcacagagcccaaagggcatcaccaggtattcatagtgcccttccctggtgttaaatgccatcttcaagtcatccccctcacggatgtgtatTAGGTtgaaagcaccccgcagatctagt harbors:
- the LOC143786161 gene encoding olfactory receptor 1G1-like; its protein translation is MNLKNQTFSDNFFILPFFLHFDENFLITAGFVLIYVFGLVWNGAIVMVFIVHSQLHIPMYLFLCNLSLVDMSYTTVTVPKLLDILLSGDNMMSFLQCLSQMFFFSLMISAEVAMLTIMAYDRYIAICIPLHYQYIMSRRKCIWILVLAWGSAALNSIFLTCFAITTTWCHSKDIQHFYCDVKALAKISCPGLAFHVVIFLDTLLLGFLPFTISLMSYIKILKVILSIASNEGRRKAFSTCSSHLTVLLFFYGTGVCVYIRPPTQYKEEPEQVFSVLYTIVTPALNPLIYSLRNKEVKEALINLLRIKSK